Proteins encoded by one window of Vicia villosa cultivar HV-30 ecotype Madison, WI unplaced genomic scaffold, Vvil1.0 ctg.001084F_1_1, whole genome shotgun sequence:
- the LOC131633199 gene encoding uncharacterized protein LOC131633199, translating to MSTNDRILTNLLIPDSKNYDKWSKQMKVLFGYQEVLDIVNNGVTPLGDEPTAAHQATFKEEKKKDYKALFLIHSCVHGDNFEKVSDCESTRQAWVSMEKAYGGAAKAKVVRFDNIIVAIERLKDLATLSKDELQSSLKAHEQRMGERGNYKANAEIALQARFNEKSKGSKGKWASKEKQRSQNYVGGDSQNSKVSMGQKGESSNSNGYGDRSNAKGGKPRDMSKIQCRDCKKLGHFQEKCDAKQWESKGDEAKVARKEVDDEDTLLMMITEKFGGNTEVLDRSCKSRDISCSSAENRTDLCSKLNVIISGKKHKGSFNKDAGHRTKAHLEVVYSNVCGPMQVDTLGGNRYFVTFIEDFSRKLWTYIFKRKYDVFDVFKRFKSMVGRQYGHKLYILKMDGGDEYTSVVFGKYYDDEGIVREIVPPYTPQQNGIAKRTNRSVMNMV from the exons ATGAGTACCAATGATCGAATCCTTACGAACCTACTGATTCCTGATTCGAAGAATTATGATAAATGGTCAAAACAAATGAAGGTTTTGTTTGGATATCAAGAAGTTCTCGATATCGTCAACAATGGTGTCACACCTCTTGGGGATGAACCCACAGCTGCACATCAAGCTACAttcaaagaagagaagaagaaagactaCAAAGCTCTCTTCTTGATACACTCTTGCGTTCATGGTGATAATTTCGAAAAGGTCAGTGATTGCGAGTCCACGAGGCAAGCTTGGGTAAGTATGGAGAAAGCTTATGGTGGGGCTGCGAAGGCGAaggtggtgag ATTCGACAACATTATAGTGGCTATTGAAAGGTTGAAGGATCTTGCGACGTTGAGCAAGGATGAGCTTCAAAGTTCCTTAAAagcacatgaacaaagaatgggcGAGAGAGGAAACTATAAGGCAAACGCAGAGATAGCTTTGCAAGCTCGCTTCAATGAGAAGAGTAAAGGTTCGAAAGGAAAATGGGCTTCGAAAGAGAAGCAACGTAGTCAGAACTATGTTGGAGGAGATTCACAAAATTCAAAGGTTTCAATGGGACAAAAGGGTGAGAGCAGCAACTCCAATGGTTATGGTGATCGAAGCAACGCGAAAGGTGGAAAACCGAGAGATATGAGTAAAATACAATGCAGAGATTGTAAGAAACTTGGGCATTTCCAAGAAAAGTGTGATGCTAAACAGTGGGAATCTAAAGGGGACGAAGCCAAGGTTGCAAGGAAAGAGGTAGATGATGAAGACACACTCTTAATGATGATTACCGAGAAGTTTGGTGGCAATACAGAGGTGCTAGACAGAAGCTGCAAGTCACGGGACATCAGCTGTAGTAGTGCAGAAAACAGGACAGATTTATGCTCAAAACTAAATGTGATAATTTCG GGAAAGAAACACAAAGGGAGTTTTAACAAGGATGCAGGTCATAGGACCAAAGCACATCTTGAGGTGGTGTACTCCAACGTTTGTGGGCCTATGCAAGTAGACACATTAGGTGGCAATAGGTACTTTGTCACGTTCATTGAAGATTTTAGTAGGAAGTTGTGGACTTATATCTTCAAAAGaaaatatgatgtgtttgatgTATTCAAGAGATTTAAGTCCATGGTGGGAAGGCAATATGGTCACAAGTTGTATATTCTTAAAATGGATGGTGGAGATGAGTATACCTCGGTTGTGTTTGGGAAGTATTATGATGATGAGGGTATAGTGCGTGAGATTGTACCACCCtatacaccacaacaaaatggtattGCCAAGAGGACAAATCGCTCAGTTATGAATATGGTTTGA
- the LOC131633187 gene encoding uncharacterized protein LOC131633187, with protein MPLKAMKGQIVLDFIVDHAVVETPQLLVELKPWILFFDDSTHKDGSGVGIILISPDGIPTKLKHRIEGPLCSNNEAEYEALIARLEALLELGATRVEIKGVSELVDKQLTKEYKCIKDKLVMYFVIANRLLKKFECVDIKHVPRIKISTNSFRIQNLKGEAGGIARSKGKINDNQIVSK; from the coding sequence atgcctttaaaagctatgaagggGCAAATAGTCTTAGATTTTATAGTGGATCACGCAGTGGTTGAAACTCCTCAACTCCTAGTTGAGTTGAAGCCTTGGATATTGTTCTTCGATGATTCCACCCATAAAGATGGTAGTGGAGTTGGGATTATACTAATTTcgcctgatggaattccaacaaaactcaagcATAGAATCGAAGGGCCCTTGTGCTCGAACAATGAGGCGGAATATGAAGCCTTAATAGCaagacttgaagccttgttggaattgggggcaactagggTCGAAATTAAAGGTGTTTCAGAATTGGTAGACAAACAACTGACGAAGGAATATAAGTGCATCAAGGATAAATTggtcatgtattttgtcattgcaaataggttgcttaaaaaatttgaatgTGTAGACATAAAGCATGTCCCCAGAATAAAAATTAGCACAaatagcttcaggatacaaaATCTCAAGGGAGAAGCTGGAGGAATTGCACGAAGTAAGGGGAAAATCAATGACAACCAAATTGTTTCCAAGTGA